A single region of the Cronobacter condimenti 1330 genome encodes:
- a CDS encoding ankyrin repeat domain-containing protein → MRKLFVGCLALCFTFMIQGCKKDMDLNPQDYFSGQQLTLAKAIEAGDVSEVDKQAPQTDLNTPGQQEMTLLFWALGNAIDDKTAARLKIITALVKAGADPLQPRPKGQSSPAVFVLNADSGEWIKAILDGGLSPDAKDKTFHEPIIFETVKAKNTETLKAMLDAGANINITDSLGNTLLIEALDYHAYDHVMLLLDRGADPEIHGKFGWTMGNQLERFLKRAKAGSDEYKTLTEIKDKLIEHGGKWPPAPVK, encoded by the coding sequence GTGAGAAAACTCTTTGTAGGCTGCCTCGCGCTGTGTTTTACCTTCATGATTCAGGGGTGTAAGAAAGATATGGATTTAAATCCGCAGGATTATTTTAGCGGCCAGCAACTGACGCTTGCGAAGGCTATCGAAGCTGGCGATGTCAGCGAAGTAGACAAACAGGCGCCGCAAACCGATCTGAATACCCCCGGCCAGCAGGAAATGACATTACTGTTCTGGGCACTGGGAAATGCTATTGATGATAAAACCGCTGCCCGGTTAAAAATCATTACCGCACTGGTTAAGGCGGGGGCCGATCCGCTTCAGCCGCGCCCTAAGGGACAAAGCAGCCCCGCGGTATTTGTTCTTAATGCGGACAGCGGTGAATGGATCAAGGCGATACTCGACGGCGGTTTATCGCCGGATGCGAAAGACAAAACGTTCCATGAGCCGATTATTTTTGAAACCGTTAAAGCCAAAAATACTGAAACGTTAAAAGCCATGCTCGATGCGGGTGCCAATATCAATATCACCGATTCGCTTGGCAATACGTTGCTTATCGAGGCGCTGGATTATCACGCCTACGATCATGTTATGTTGCTGCTCGATCGCGGTGCCGACCCGGAGATCCACGGTAAATTCGGCTGGACGATGGGCAACCAGCTTGAGCGTTTCCTGAAGCGAGCAAAAGCGGGCAGCGACGAATATAAGACGCTGACCGAGATAAAAGACAAGCTCATCGAGCACGGCGGGAAGTGGCCGCCTGCGCCAGTGAAATAA
- a CDS encoding type VI secretion system Vgr family protein, with amino-acid sequence MLNRITVQLPVEGLLFWKLSGREALSEPFLFTLTLLGTDARAERSALLGQPVTVTIPTQALMTPRYLNGKVTRVAVTAVEMSGTRYAAYELTVEPDVWPMQRDRNLRIFQGQTVPQIVKTLLGESQVNVEERLSGSYRVWEYCVQYQESSLDFMSRLLELEGITYHFRHEQDRHTLILTDAPGQYEPFPGYETIPYHVTPSGGTTDEEGISQWALEDSVTPGIYSLDDYDFRKPNAWLFQARQNPKSPQPGSIDVYDWPGRFVEHGHGEFYARIRQERWQVEHRQTQGSGTALGIAPGHTFVLRNAPFFGDNGEYLTTVAHYHFEENRYASGADSNTIHETRFEVIPADVPYRPSQKTPWPRTYGPQTARVVGPQGESIWTDKYGRVKVKFHWDRLAKGDDTSSGWVRVSSAWAGQGFGGVQIPRVGDEVVVDFINGDPDRPLITGRVYNEASMPPWELPGDATRMGFMTRSKDGHRDNASYLFFEDKMGDELLDMHAEKNMNISVENDKTVAIDGCRTTTIGREQKDEVTGDASFHYGKTRTTTVEDVETRTLNNSEITKINNGRKLEITSGGDESKITGNATLHLDGDKKETVNGKKEEHVTGAVNVKIDGAWTQVTQGEVLIKSPKLIKIHSDTKVMIEAPEFEHKDNKKTRESNVVMEFINQSFSTQTFGASYKFADAGVTQFGAEVKGIVYSDTYFDLATEKGNVTLNRGLRVVNDVLSIKLARLNIWS; translated from the coding sequence ATGCTCAACCGAATCACCGTTCAGCTCCCGGTCGAGGGGCTGCTTTTCTGGAAACTTTCCGGGCGCGAGGCGCTGTCGGAGCCGTTTTTATTCACCCTGACGCTGCTGGGCACCGACGCGCGCGCCGAGCGCAGCGCGCTGCTGGGCCAGCCGGTGACAGTGACCATCCCGACGCAGGCGCTGATGACGCCGCGCTACCTCAACGGCAAGGTGACGCGCGTGGCGGTGACGGCCGTGGAGATGTCCGGCACCCGCTACGCGGCGTATGAGCTGACGGTGGAGCCGGACGTGTGGCCGATGCAGCGCGACCGCAACCTGCGTATCTTCCAGGGCCAGACGGTGCCGCAGATAGTGAAAACGCTGCTGGGCGAGAGCCAGGTGAACGTCGAGGAGCGGCTGTCGGGCAGTTACCGGGTGTGGGAGTACTGCGTGCAGTACCAGGAGAGCAGTCTCGACTTCATGAGCCGCCTGCTGGAGCTGGAGGGTATCACCTACCACTTCCGCCACGAGCAGGACCGCCACACGCTCATTCTCACCGACGCGCCGGGGCAGTACGAGCCGTTCCCGGGCTACGAGACCATTCCGTACCACGTGACGCCGTCGGGCGGCACCACGGATGAAGAGGGCATCAGCCAGTGGGCGCTGGAAGACAGCGTGACGCCGGGCATCTACAGCCTGGACGACTACGACTTCCGCAAGCCGAACGCGTGGCTGTTCCAGGCGCGTCAGAACCCGAAATCGCCGCAGCCGGGGAGCATCGACGTCTACGACTGGCCGGGCCGCTTTGTGGAGCACGGTCACGGGGAGTTCTACGCGCGCATCCGCCAGGAGCGGTGGCAGGTGGAGCACCGCCAGACGCAGGGCAGCGGGACGGCGCTGGGTATCGCGCCAGGGCACACCTTTGTACTGCGCAACGCGCCGTTCTTTGGTGACAACGGGGAGTACCTGACCACCGTCGCCCATTACCACTTTGAGGAAAACCGCTACGCGAGTGGCGCAGACAGCAACACCATCCACGAGACGCGCTTTGAGGTGATACCGGCGGACGTGCCGTACCGCCCGTCACAGAAGACGCCGTGGCCCAGAACCTACGGCCCGCAGACGGCGCGGGTGGTGGGCCCGCAGGGCGAGAGTATCTGGACCGACAAATACGGCCGGGTGAAGGTGAAGTTCCACTGGGACCGGCTGGCGAAGGGCGATGACACCAGCTCCGGCTGGGTGCGTGTCTCCAGCGCCTGGGCGGGCCAGGGCTTCGGCGGGGTGCAGATACCGCGCGTGGGCGATGAGGTGGTGGTGGACTTCATCAACGGCGACCCGGATCGTCCGCTGATAACCGGGCGCGTGTACAACGAGGCGAGCATGCCGCCGTGGGAATTACCCGGTGATGCCACACGCATGGGCTTTATGACCCGCAGTAAAGACGGACATCGCGACAATGCCAGCTATCTTTTCTTTGAAGACAAGATGGGCGATGAGTTGCTGGATATGCATGCCGAGAAAAACATGAATATCTCGGTAGAAAACGACAAAACGGTCGCGATTGATGGCTGTCGCACCACCACTATCGGACGCGAGCAAAAAGATGAAGTGACGGGCGATGCTTCTTTCCATTATGGAAAAACGCGAACAACGACTGTTGAAGATGTTGAAACCAGAACATTAAATAATAGTGAAATCACTAAAATTAATAATGGACGTAAGCTCGAGATAACTAGTGGCGGGGATGAAAGCAAAATAACTGGGAATGCTACGTTGCATCTGGATGGCGATAAGAAAGAGACTGTGAATGGGAAAAAAGAAGAACATGTGACAGGTGCAGTCAATGTGAAAATTGATGGTGCATGGACACAGGTCACTCAAGGGGAAGTATTAATAAAATCTCCTAAATTGATTAAAATTCATAGTGATACCAAGGTCATGATTGAGGCACCTGAGTTTGAACATAAAGATAATAAGAAGACACGAGAATCAAATGTTGTAATGGAGTTTATTAATCAAAGTTTTTCTACTCAGACGTTTGGTGCTTCCTATAAATTTGCAGATGCTGGAGTTACTCAATTTGGTGCTGAAGTAAAAGGAATAGTATATTCAGATACTTATTTTGATCTGGCTACTGAAAAAGGCAATGTTACGCTTAATAGAGGGCTTCGCGTTGTAAACGACGTCCTAAGCATAAAACTAGCCCGATTAAATATTTGGAGTTGA
- a CDS encoding DUF3592 domain-containing protein — MTTKVIVAILLVGFFVYTIGKSFYNDALIRKKGTIVTAVVLKSVQLSSNETGNINGSFVVKFNDPKKGERVVGFESTIPQLYAPRVQPGCEIQLRYLGDGDIVKANFIFE; from the coding sequence ATGACAACGAAAGTTATCGTCGCGATACTGTTAGTAGGTTTTTTTGTATACACGATTGGCAAGTCCTTTTATAACGATGCATTGATCCGAAAAAAAGGAACAATTGTTACAGCAGTGGTTTTAAAATCAGTGCAGTTAAGCAGTAACGAAACTGGTAATATAAACGGTTCTTTTGTCGTAAAGTTCAATGACCCTAAAAAAGGAGAAAGAGTGGTTGGATTCGAATCGACGATTCCCCAGTTATATGCGCCTCGTGTTCAACCTGGCTGTGAAATACAACTAAGATATCTCGGTGACGGCGATATAGTGAAGGCGAATTTCATTTTTGAATAA
- a CDS encoding DUF3592 domain-containing protein has translation MHWILYVVYGIPIGLFSFLIGYLLIRDRKRNRIKQNIQCNGVDTTAVITKAWSRSGGAGCLNITLEITYRTETGEEVRNQADAVINAMNTANYQPGKTVALRYLNSDPLKVILDIPHPLRR, from the coding sequence GTGCACTGGATTTTGTACGTTGTTTACGGCATTCCGATTGGGTTGTTTAGTTTTCTGATTGGTTATTTATTGATTCGGGACCGGAAGAGAAATCGCATTAAGCAAAACATCCAGTGCAATGGTGTTGATACCACGGCGGTCATCACTAAAGCCTGGAGTCGTTCAGGTGGTGCGGGATGTCTCAATATTACGCTTGAAATTACTTACCGTACCGAAACAGGAGAAGAGGTTCGTAACCAGGCCGATGCAGTAATTAATGCTATGAATACGGCGAATTACCAGCCCGGAAAGACCGTTGCGTTGCGCTATCTGAACAGCGATCCGTTGAAGGTAATTTTGGATATTCCTCATCCCTTGCGCCGTTGA